From a single Planctellipticum variicoloris genomic region:
- a CDS encoding SDR family oxidoreductase, producing MHHDLFRLDGEVAVVIGGTGALGGGMADALAAAGARVAVVGRSAERGQQRVDAIQAAGGTAMFQPADAMSKDSLVAARDAIQAQLGPVTILVNAAGGNKPEATLPPGADFCKLPVAAWNEVFDLNLAGGVLLPSQVFGESMVAAGKGSIINIASMSGMIPLSRVVAYSAAKAAVINLTMFLAREWATKGVRVNAISPGFFPAEQNRKLLFNEDGGYSDRGKQIIGHTPMARFGKPEELAGAVVWLAAPKAASFVTGQNIVVDGGFSSVTI from the coding sequence ATGCATCACGATCTGTTTCGACTCGACGGCGAAGTCGCCGTCGTCATTGGCGGCACCGGCGCGCTGGGAGGCGGCATGGCCGACGCCCTGGCGGCCGCGGGAGCCAGGGTGGCCGTCGTCGGCCGCAGCGCCGAACGGGGCCAGCAGCGCGTCGACGCCATCCAGGCGGCGGGCGGAACCGCGATGTTCCAGCCCGCCGACGCCATGAGCAAGGACTCGCTCGTCGCCGCCCGCGACGCGATCCAGGCCCAGCTCGGCCCCGTCACAATCCTCGTCAACGCGGCCGGCGGCAACAAACCCGAAGCCACGCTCCCCCCCGGCGCCGACTTCTGCAAGCTCCCCGTCGCCGCCTGGAACGAGGTCTTCGACCTCAACCTGGCCGGCGGCGTGCTGCTCCCCTCGCAGGTCTTCGGCGAATCGATGGTCGCCGCCGGCAAGGGCAGCATCATCAATATCGCCTCCATGTCCGGAATGATCCCGCTGTCGCGCGTGGTGGCCTACTCCGCCGCCAAGGCGGCGGTGATCAACCTGACCATGTTCCTCGCCCGCGAATGGGCGACCAAAGGCGTCCGGGTCAACGCGATCAGCCCAGGCTTCTTCCCCGCCGAGCAGAACCGGAAGCTGCTGTTCAACGAAGACGGCGGCTATTCGGACCGGGGCAAGCAGATCATCGGGCATACGCCGATGGCCCGCTTCGGCAAGCCGGAAGAACTCGCCGGCGCCGTCGTCTGGCTCGCCGCTCCGAAGGCGGCCTCGTTCGTGACAGGCCAGAACATCGTCGTCGACGGCGGCTTCTCGTCGGTCACGATCTGA
- a CDS encoding alpha/beta hydrolase: MTESDETTLHALLAELKAAVAAGDRARAMEVRQWILQRLAAKDAAGDRIEQEVNVLLADLDENEGRRLRQEREQRALQELQQRQQQQQQQQDISRSWPPPGQQQQQQQQQQEIPRSWPSSGQQQQQQQQQYPFESGYGFGPQVVGAGSRGTATGVDFPVWFGTNRKPLAGGKSFGYERSVETTLGQMWVHVPKGHRYGEVASSFWQKLWRLNFEDDALKVVGIERQPADKFYAGLQAVMQEARASGAKPQAVVFLHGFNVEFDEAAIRAAQIGYDLGVPGATAFFSWPSQGKVRAYAADEATIEASEQAIANFLIDFTAKCGAETVHVIAHSMGNRGLLRALQRIAGDAQSRGKVKFGQIILAAPDVDRDVFLDLAHVYRAFGARTTLYCSDGDKAVFASSVLHDAPRAGYFQPYTIADGVDTIAVPNFNVELLGHGYFAAAEPLLYDIGGLLKHDSAPPRQRMDPANDGGKVYWSLRK, translated from the coding sequence ATGACTGAGAGCGATGAGACGACGTTGCATGCGCTGCTGGCGGAACTCAAAGCGGCCGTCGCCGCCGGGGATCGGGCGCGGGCGATGGAGGTGCGGCAGTGGATTCTGCAGCGGCTGGCGGCGAAGGACGCCGCGGGGGATCGGATCGAGCAGGAAGTGAATGTCCTGCTGGCGGATCTGGACGAGAACGAGGGGCGGCGATTGCGACAGGAGCGGGAGCAGCGGGCTTTGCAGGAGCTGCAGCAGAGACAACAGCAGCAACAGCAACAGCAAGACATCTCCCGGTCGTGGCCTCCGCCTGGACAGCAGCAGCAACAGCAACAGCAGCAGCAAGAGATTCCTCGGTCGTGGCCGTCGTCCGGGCAGCAGCAGCAACAGCAGCAACAGCAATATCCGTTCGAATCCGGTTATGGCTTTGGACCGCAGGTGGTGGGGGCGGGGTCGCGGGGGACGGCGACGGGGGTGGACTTTCCCGTGTGGTTCGGGACGAATCGGAAACCGCTGGCGGGGGGCAAGTCGTTCGGCTACGAGCGGAGCGTGGAAACGACGCTGGGTCAGATGTGGGTGCACGTGCCGAAGGGACATCGGTATGGGGAAGTGGCCTCGTCGTTCTGGCAGAAGCTGTGGCGGCTGAACTTTGAAGACGACGCTTTGAAGGTGGTGGGGATCGAGCGGCAGCCGGCCGACAAGTTTTATGCGGGTCTGCAGGCGGTCATGCAGGAGGCGCGGGCGAGCGGGGCGAAGCCGCAGGCGGTGGTGTTTCTGCACGGATTCAACGTCGAGTTCGACGAGGCGGCGATCCGGGCGGCGCAGATCGGGTATGACCTGGGGGTTCCCGGAGCGACGGCGTTTTTCAGTTGGCCGTCGCAGGGGAAGGTTCGGGCGTACGCCGCGGATGAAGCGACGATCGAGGCGAGCGAGCAGGCGATTGCGAACTTCCTGATCGACTTCACGGCGAAATGCGGGGCGGAGACGGTCCACGTGATTGCGCACAGCATGGGGAACCGGGGGTTGCTGCGGGCTCTGCAGCGGATTGCCGGGGACGCGCAGTCGCGCGGAAAGGTGAAGTTCGGGCAGATCATTCTGGCGGCGCCCGACGTGGATCGGGATGTGTTTCTCGATCTGGCGCACGTGTATCGCGCGTTCGGCGCCCGAACGACGCTGTACTGTTCGGACGGGGACAAAGCGGTCTTTGCGTCGTCGGTCCTGCACGATGCGCCGCGGGCGGGGTATTTCCAGCCGTATACGATCGCCGACGGCGTCGACACGATCGCGGTGCCGAATTTTAACGTGGAGCTGCTGGGGCACGGCTATTTTGCCGCGGCGGAGCCGCTGCTGTACGACATTGGCGGGTTGCTCAAGCACGACTCGGCCCCGCCCCGTCAGCGGATGGACCCGGCGAACGACGGGGGGAAGGTCTATTGGAGCCTGCGGAAGTAG
- the tnpA gene encoding IS200/IS605 family transposase has protein sequence MSGTYSQLLLHGVFSTKHRRPWISSEVAGRLYPYLAGVIRGEKGLLYDIGGVEDHVHLYWRWRPDESVSNLMRNLKSQSSGWIHETFPALKDFAWQEGYGVFSVSKSQEPVIKSYIASQREHHQRTDFKSEFLRLLRAHDVEFDERYVFD, from the coding sequence ATGTCCGGCACTTATTCGCAACTTCTGCTCCACGGCGTCTTCAGCACAAAACATCGCAGGCCCTGGATCTCCTCGGAGGTCGCCGGGCGGTTGTATCCCTATCTCGCCGGCGTCATTCGAGGCGAGAAGGGACTCCTGTACGACATCGGCGGCGTTGAGGATCACGTCCATCTCTACTGGCGCTGGAGGCCCGATGAATCGGTGTCCAACCTGATGCGAAACCTCAAATCGCAGTCCTCCGGATGGATCCACGAGACATTCCCGGCTCTGAAAGACTTCGCCTGGCAGGAAGGGTACGGCGTGTTTTCCGTGAGCAAGTCGCAGGAACCGGTCATTAAGTCGTACATCGCCAGCCAGCGTGAGCATCACCAGCGGACAGACTTCAAATCGGAATTCCTGAGATTGCTCCGCGCCCACGACGTGGAATTCGACGAACGGTATGTGTTCGATTGA
- a CDS encoding tetratricopeptide repeat protein, translating to MRSWNFSCSPWVRRGLAAASALLLTLAAIPASAQSAGGGMCAGGGGGAGGSAGGAAGGNGSVGGSSSGGTSSAGLMQGLMFANQLQQNRQQQMQREMQQQHRLQQQLAPLLQAQAKQALADRQAQEERRKAARANRFRREAAGRTTTASSESVTPPSQEQQAEAKLRLARKLLEADRTDAARASLQQLVSDYKSTEAAGAARKLLSSL from the coding sequence ATGCGATCGTGGAACTTTTCGTGCAGTCCCTGGGTCCGCCGGGGGCTGGCCGCGGCATCAGCCCTGCTGCTGACGCTGGCCGCCATCCCGGCCAGCGCGCAGTCCGCCGGGGGCGGCATGTGCGCCGGTGGAGGGGGCGGAGCGGGTGGCAGTGCGGGCGGCGCAGCCGGCGGAAACGGAAGCGTCGGCGGCAGTTCCAGTGGCGGAACTTCGTCCGCAGGGTTGATGCAGGGGCTGATGTTTGCCAATCAGTTGCAGCAGAACCGGCAGCAGCAGATGCAGCGGGAAATGCAGCAACAGCACCGGCTGCAGCAGCAGCTTGCGCCGCTCCTGCAGGCCCAGGCAAAGCAGGCCCTGGCCGATCGGCAGGCGCAGGAAGAGCGCCGCAAGGCCGCCCGGGCCAACCGGTTCCGCCGTGAGGCAGCCGGACGGACGACGACTGCGTCGTCCGAGTCCGTCACGCCACCCAGCCAGGAACAACAGGCGGAAGCCAAGCTGCGGCTGGCTCGCAAGCTGCTGGAGGCCGACCGCACCGACGCGGCCCGCGCATCGCTGCAGCAGCTCGTTTCCGACTACAAGTCGACAGAGGCCGCCGGGGCCGCCCGGAAGCTCCTCTCCTCGCTGTAG
- a CDS encoding DUF1559 domain-containing protein yields the protein MTLRPSPGSRSGFTLIELLVVIAIIAILIALLLPAVQQAREAARRSQCKNNLKQLGLAMHNYHDSMLVFPFGTISRINGSAPLPGTSNTRQNWFHMILPYVDQAPLYNSFAPQWEANIFPGSWTGCTTVIPVFMCPSDPENPKTTNQGFHGNYFPCHGSTSAGTSNTFAVTNGLFYPLSRTSMKSITDGTSNTIMFSEIRIQKDNIGTAIGVGNVLCGSPHDLRGRYYNTHHGNATFTTLRPPNTTVGDVMQYCQGTINVPCRQCLAGGTEIHARSWHTGGVHATMADGAVRFIGDNIDTGIFQGLGTISGSETLGEF from the coding sequence ATGACTCTCCGACCCTCCCCCGGATCGCGGTCCGGCTTCACCCTGATCGAGCTGCTGGTGGTGATCGCCATCATCGCAATTCTGATCGCTCTGCTGCTCCCCGCCGTGCAGCAGGCCCGCGAAGCCGCCCGGCGCTCGCAATGCAAAAACAATCTGAAGCAGCTCGGCCTGGCCATGCATAACTACCACGACAGCATGCTCGTCTTTCCCTTCGGCACGATCTCGCGGATCAACGGCAGCGCCCCGCTCCCCGGAACCAGCAACACCCGCCAGAACTGGTTCCACATGATCCTCCCCTACGTCGATCAGGCCCCCCTGTACAACTCCTTCGCCCCCCAGTGGGAAGCCAACATCTTCCCAGGCTCCTGGACCGGCTGCACGACCGTCATCCCGGTCTTCATGTGCCCGTCGGACCCCGAAAATCCCAAAACCACCAACCAGGGCTTCCACGGCAACTACTTCCCGTGCCACGGATCGACCAGCGCCGGAACCAGCAACACCTTCGCCGTCACCAACGGGCTCTTCTATCCGCTGTCGCGCACGTCCATGAAAAGCATCACCGACGGCACGTCGAATACGATCATGTTCAGCGAGATTCGCATCCAGAAGGACAACATCGGCACGGCGATCGGCGTCGGCAACGTCCTCTGCGGCAGCCCGCACGATCTGCGCGGCCGCTACTACAACACACACCACGGCAACGCGACCTTCACGACCTTGCGACCCCCGAACACCACCGTCGGCGACGTCATGCAGTATTGCCAGGGAACCATCAACGTCCCCTGCCGCCAGTGCCTCGCCGGCGGAACCGAAATCCACGCCCGCAGTTGGCACACCGGCGGCGTCCACGCCACCATGGCCGACGGCGCCGTCAGATTCATCGGCGACAACATCGACACCGGCATCTTCCAGGGACTCGGCACCATCAGCGGCAGCGAAACGCTCGGCGAGTTCTAG
- a CDS encoding serine/threonine protein kinase, protein MSAAEQPQSPDPPDEATLVGFPVRHDAQHVAAQEVVDVAVSRFAEDVRLGRSPSVADYLRQYPQHAEELGELLPLIASLERWSVDKEIECVRSNFPEDFSNRQLGEYRVVREIGRGGMGVVFEAAHIKTGAPVAVKLLPFRFVADLPRRQAQFLREAETIASLHHRNIVPVFAFGHHEGYCYYVMQYVEGVNLDWVIKRLLAKDDLLRVYEILQVARGDDEPGAAKSRRHKRGVGRDSWTAFAKIGVQVAHALSHAHGAGVLHNDIKPANLLLDSTGRVIITDFGVGLRLENELTGETDHGTGTLRYMAPERFYGKSDPRSDVYALGATLYELLTLTPVYEARERSELVNLVLQSQPKPLRQVNPQIPVPLETIVLKALSRDPSERYPTAKAMAGELLRFINGRPILTRRPSRLREALGRVFRALSPQNRALKRRKKD, encoded by the coding sequence ATGTCTGCTGCCGAGCAGCCTCAGTCGCCCGACCCCCCTGACGAAGCCACGCTGGTCGGGTTTCCGGTGCGGCACGATGCGCAGCACGTGGCCGCTCAGGAAGTGGTCGACGTCGCCGTCAGCCGGTTTGCGGAAGACGTCCGGCTGGGGCGATCCCCGTCGGTCGCCGACTATCTGCGGCAATACCCGCAGCACGCCGAGGAGCTGGGGGAACTGCTGCCGCTGATCGCGTCGCTGGAGCGCTGGAGCGTCGACAAGGAGATCGAGTGCGTCCGGAGCAATTTTCCGGAGGACTTCAGCAACCGGCAGCTCGGCGAGTACCGGGTGGTGCGGGAGATCGGCCGGGGGGGCATGGGGGTGGTGTTCGAGGCGGCCCACATCAAGACGGGGGCGCCGGTGGCGGTGAAGCTGCTGCCGTTCCGGTTCGTGGCCGATCTCCCCCGTCGTCAGGCCCAGTTTCTGCGGGAGGCGGAAACGATCGCGAGCCTGCATCACCGGAACATCGTGCCGGTGTTCGCGTTCGGACATCACGAAGGGTACTGCTATTACGTGATGCAGTACGTCGAAGGGGTGAATCTCGACTGGGTGATCAAGCGGCTGCTCGCCAAGGACGATCTGCTGCGGGTCTACGAGATCCTGCAGGTGGCCCGCGGCGACGACGAGCCGGGCGCGGCGAAGAGCCGACGCCACAAGCGCGGAGTCGGACGCGATTCGTGGACGGCGTTTGCCAAGATCGGCGTGCAAGTGGCCCACGCGCTGTCGCATGCGCATGGCGCCGGCGTGCTGCACAACGACATCAAGCCGGCGAATCTGCTGCTGGATTCGACCGGCCGGGTGATCATCACCGACTTCGGCGTCGGACTGCGGCTGGAGAACGAATTGACCGGCGAAACGGACCACGGCACCGGGACGCTCCGTTACATGGCCCCGGAGCGGTTCTACGGAAAATCGGATCCGCGGAGCGACGTGTATGCGCTGGGGGCGACGCTGTACGAACTGCTGACCCTGACCCCCGTTTACGAGGCCCGCGAGCGGAGCGAACTGGTGAACCTGGTGCTCCAGTCGCAGCCAAAGCCCCTGCGGCAGGTGAATCCGCAGATTCCGGTCCCGCTGGAGACGATCGTGCTGAAGGCCCTCTCGCGCGATCCGTCGGAACGCTACCCGACGGCCAAGGCGATGGCGGGCGAGCTGCTGCGCTTCATCAACGGCCGCCCCATCCTGACGCGCCGTCCAAGTCGACTGCGCGAGGCGCTCGGCCGCGTATTTCGGGCGTTGAGTCCGCAGAATCGGGCGCTGAAGCGGCGGAAGAAAGATTGA
- a CDS encoding sigma-70 family RNA polymerase sigma factor: protein MGVPNPPDAANSRQPADGPGPEIEALVDRIIAGDRAALAQMFTIYRPRLWRMVNFRLHPKLRGRVDPDDVLQDAWLRAVDRIGHFFADASRSPFVWFRIVVSQTLIEVHRRHLGADKRSAARELSINGRWNAESTSSSLAFHLMGNLTSPSSAFVRAETAGQVDAVIQTMDAIDREVLALRHFEHLTNSETALVLEMSEQAASARYVRALQKLKKILQVMPGLTPDQSSKN from the coding sequence ATGGGCGTTCCGAATCCCCCCGATGCAGCGAATTCCCGTCAGCCGGCGGACGGTCCGGGGCCGGAAATCGAGGCGCTGGTCGATCGGATCATCGCCGGGGACCGGGCCGCTCTGGCCCAGATGTTTACGATTTACCGTCCCCGGCTGTGGCGGATGGTCAATTTCCGGCTCCATCCCAAGCTGCGGGGACGGGTCGACCCGGACGACGTTCTGCAGGATGCCTGGCTGCGGGCGGTCGATCGCATCGGACACTTCTTCGCGGACGCATCTCGCTCGCCGTTCGTCTGGTTCCGGATCGTCGTCAGTCAGACGCTGATCGAGGTCCACCGGCGGCATCTGGGGGCGGACAAGCGGAGTGCCGCCCGGGAGCTGTCGATCAACGGCCGGTGGAATGCGGAGTCGACGTCGTCGTCGCTGGCGTTTCATCTGATGGGAAACCTGACGTCGCCGAGCAGTGCGTTTGTCCGGGCGGAGACGGCGGGGCAGGTGGACGCGGTGATCCAGACGATGGACGCGATCGACCGGGAAGTGCTGGCGCTCCGGCACTTCGAGCACCTGACGAACAGCGAGACCGCGCTGGTGCTGGAGATGTCCGAGCAGGCGGCGAGCGCCCGGTACGTGCGGGCGCTGCAGAAGCTCAAGAAAATCCTGCAGGTCATGCCGGGCCTGACCCCCGACCAGTCTTCGAAGAATTGA
- a CDS encoding HNH endonuclease translates to MTLKLLDRLYFSQGGRCFFCRLFLPRHEASVEHLFASSNGGPNSDDNCVACCKAVNSLLGRMPLKEKFRVVLDQPGHFQCPADIGSPIPVADPAPPPPAAADLPAVPPPPRQRLEFDRVVVILKKQHRARPRTLKSLTNAIAAMANGATAEEVEEILAQLQDQRLVLIDGTSVIYAL, encoded by the coding sequence ATGACTCTCAAACTCCTCGACCGTCTCTACTTCTCCCAGGGAGGGCGCTGTTTCTTCTGCCGGCTCTTCCTGCCGCGCCACGAGGCCAGCGTCGAACACCTGTTCGCCTCGTCCAACGGCGGACCCAACTCGGACGACAACTGCGTGGCCTGCTGCAAGGCGGTCAATTCGCTCCTCGGCCGGATGCCCCTCAAAGAAAAATTCCGCGTCGTCCTCGACCAGCCGGGCCACTTCCAGTGCCCGGCCGACATCGGTTCCCCAATCCCGGTCGCCGATCCCGCCCCGCCGCCGCCTGCGGCCGCAGACCTCCCCGCGGTTCCGCCTCCGCCGCGCCAGCGTCTCGAATTCGACCGCGTCGTCGTAATCCTGAAAAAACAGCACCGCGCCCGCCCGAGAACGCTCAAGTCGCTGACGAACGCCATCGCCGCAATGGCGAACGGAGCCACGGCGGAGGAAGTAGAGGAAATTCTCGCTCAATTGCAGGACCAGAGGCTGGTGCTGATCGACGGGACCAGCGTGATCTACGCGCTGTGA
- the tnpA gene encoding IS200/IS605 family transposase, giving the protein MSGTYSQLLLHAVFSTKHREPWLTDEIVRRLYPYMAGVIQAERGILYDIGGIEDHVHLYFRWRTDDSIANLLRTVKANSSGWIHKNWPALRTFAWQEGYGVFSVSKSQEQAVKSYIARQHEHHQQTDFQSEFLKMLRAHDVEFDERYVFD; this is encoded by the coding sequence ATGTCCGGCACGTATTCGCAACTGCTGCTGCACGCAGTTTTCAGTACGAAACACCGCGAACCCTGGCTTACCGACGAAATTGTTCGAAGGCTCTATCCGTACATGGCGGGCGTCATTCAGGCCGAGAGGGGCATCCTGTACGACATCGGCGGCATTGAAGATCACGTCCATTTGTACTTCCGCTGGCGGACCGACGACTCAATCGCCAATCTGCTTCGCACCGTGAAGGCCAATTCGTCCGGCTGGATTCACAAGAACTGGCCCGCACTTCGGACCTTCGCGTGGCAGGAAGGCTACGGCGTTTTCTCGGTGAGCAAATCGCAGGAGCAAGCCGTCAAGTCGTACATCGCCAGGCAGCATGAGCATCACCAGCAGACAGACTTCCAATCGGAGTTCCTGAAAATGCTTCGTGCTCACGACGTGGAATTCGACGAACGTTACGTCTTTGACTGA
- a CDS encoding sugar kinase yields the protein MSALNVRQDACQLDLLSLGALVHRLDPGIIPFRKARSFDIHVSGGEYNVAANLSDCFGLKTGIATAMVDYGIGEMVQAKVREMGVTPFYKWFKHDGVRGPNIATVYSDRGLGVRPPVVFYNRANEAGAMLKPGDFDWAKIFGGGVKWFHSGGIFAALSETTSQVIIEGMQAAKASGAITSFDLNYRAKLWASVGGDKKGQEVIGNIVKHVDCLVGNEEDLQKGLGLEGQDVEHASKLDPENFFKLIEQVVQKHPHIKMVATTLREVHSTNRHDWAAVVWLNGQKYVSPTAQLDVVDRIGGGDGFAAGLIYGLLTGKEPEQALRLGWAHGALLTTFPGDVTMAKLPEVEAFAKGGSARVQR from the coding sequence ATGTCTGCCTTGAATGTTCGTCAGGATGCCTGCCAGTTGGATCTGCTCTCACTCGGCGCTCTCGTCCACCGGCTCGATCCGGGGATTATTCCGTTCCGCAAAGCCCGCTCGTTCGATATTCACGTCTCCGGCGGCGAATACAACGTCGCCGCCAACCTTTCCGACTGCTTCGGCCTCAAAACCGGCATCGCCACCGCCATGGTCGACTACGGCATCGGCGAAATGGTCCAGGCCAAGGTCCGCGAGATGGGCGTCACGCCCTTCTACAAGTGGTTCAAGCACGACGGCGTCCGCGGACCGAACATCGCCACGGTTTACAGCGACCGCGGGCTGGGAGTGCGGCCGCCGGTCGTCTTCTACAACCGAGCCAACGAAGCCGGCGCCATGCTCAAGCCGGGCGACTTCGACTGGGCGAAGATCTTCGGCGGAGGGGTGAAGTGGTTCCACTCCGGCGGGATCTTCGCCGCGCTCTCCGAAACGACCTCGCAGGTCATCATCGAAGGGATGCAGGCCGCCAAGGCCAGCGGCGCCATTACCTCCTTCGACCTCAACTACCGGGCCAAGCTCTGGGCCTCGGTCGGCGGCGACAAAAAGGGCCAGGAAGTCATCGGCAATATCGTGAAGCACGTCGACTGCCTGGTGGGGAACGAAGAAGACCTCCAGAAGGGTCTCGGCCTGGAAGGCCAGGACGTCGAGCACGCCTCCAAACTCGACCCCGAGAACTTCTTCAAGCTGATCGAGCAGGTGGTGCAGAAGCACCCGCACATCAAGATGGTCGCGACGACGCTGCGGGAAGTCCATTCGACCAACCGCCACGACTGGGCCGCAGTCGTCTGGCTCAACGGCCAGAAGTACGTCAGCCCGACGGCCCAGCTCGACGTGGTCGACCGCATCGGCGGCGGCGACGGCTTCGCCGCCGGCCTGATCTACGGCCTGCTGACCGGCAAGGAACCGGAACAGGCGCTGCGACTCGGCTGGGCCCACGGCGCCCTGCTGACCACCTTCCCCGGCGACGTCACCATGGCGAAACTGCCGGAAGTCGAAGCGTTTGCCAAGGGAGGCTCGGCGCGCGTGCAGCGGTAG
- a CDS encoding PGPGW domain-containing protein gives MTEHPKEEAGDAPPAADPPAVAHEVHTVLPLPWAIWFWAQARKIVVAVIGTTVILAGVAMLVLPGPGWLAIFGGLAILATEFAWAKWMLKYAKKRMSQLAEKYVGLGATEKSPSSKPQSRDPAKSA, from the coding sequence GTGACGGAGCATCCGAAGGAAGAAGCGGGAGACGCGCCGCCGGCGGCCGATCCGCCCGCCGTGGCCCACGAGGTCCATACCGTGCTGCCGCTGCCGTGGGCCATCTGGTTCTGGGCTCAGGCGCGGAAGATTGTCGTCGCCGTGATCGGTACGACCGTGATCCTCGCCGGCGTGGCGATGCTGGTCCTTCCCGGACCGGGCTGGCTGGCTATTTTCGGCGGGCTGGCGATTCTCGCGACCGAGTTCGCCTGGGCGAAGTGGATGCTCAAATACGCGAAGAAGCGCATGTCGCAGCTCGCCGAGAAGTACGTGGGGCTGGGTGCGACGGAGAAGTCTCCGTCGTCGAAACCGCAGTCCCGCGACCCGGCCAAGTCTGCGTGA
- a CDS encoding YbhB/YbcL family Raf kinase inhibitor-like protein, giving the protein MSLQVTSPAFADGDRIPDKYTGEGADVSPPLEWSGVPDGTRELALICDDPDAPQAEPWVHWVFYGLNATVRSLPENLPSGTRLSTPVAMLQGRNTWTSGRTTGYRGPLPPPGHGTHHYHFKLYALDAPLSLNPGIDKAALLKAMQGRILATGELIGTYSRE; this is encoded by the coding sequence ATGTCTCTGCAGGTGACCAGCCCGGCTTTCGCCGACGGCGATCGCATCCCCGACAAGTACACCGGTGAAGGGGCCGACGTCTCGCCCCCCCTCGAATGGAGCGGCGTCCCCGATGGGACTCGCGAACTGGCGCTGATCTGCGACGACCCCGACGCCCCGCAGGCCGAACCTTGGGTCCACTGGGTCTTCTACGGCCTCAACGCCACCGTCCGCTCCCTCCCCGAAAATCTGCCGTCCGGCACGCGCCTGTCGACGCCCGTCGCCATGCTGCAGGGGCGCAACACCTGGACCAGCGGCCGGACCACCGGCTACCGCGGCCCCCTCCCGCCCCCCGGGCACGGCACCCACCACTATCACTTCAAACTCTACGCCCTCGACGCCCCCCTGAGCCTCAACCCCGGCATCGACAAGGCCGCCCTCCTCAAAGCCATGCAGGGCCGCATCCTCGCCACCGGCGAGCTCATCGGCACCTACTCGCGGGAGTAG